Proteins from a genomic interval of Ramlibacter algicola:
- a CDS encoding Trm112 family protein, with amino-acid sequence MDPKLLELLVCPVTKGHLDYDRTRQELVSRSARLAYPVRDGIPVLLEDQARPLSDEDLERHPARTPLA; translated from the coding sequence ATGGATCCCAAGCTGCTTGAGTTGCTGGTCTGCCCCGTCACCAAGGGGCACCTCGACTACGACCGCACCCGGCAGGAACTCGTCTCGCGCAGCGCACGCCTGGCCTACCCGGTCCGCGACGGCATCCCGGTGCTGCTCGAGGACCAGGCGCGGCCCCTGAGCGACGAAGACCTCGAGCGGCACCCCGCGCGCACGCCGTTGGCCTGA